In Planctomycetia bacterium, a genomic segment contains:
- a CDS encoding cation:proton antiporter, whose product MHDLSLIATVAAAFTGAWLLGLITQRFRLSPIVGYLLAGVLIGPHTPGFVGDVHVAQQLAEVGVILLMFGVGLHFHLKDLLAVKAVAIPGAIGQSLIATLFAIAVFSGFGFSPTTGAVIGMAMAVASTVVLMRVLMDADALSSPQGHVAVGWLIVEDIFTVILLVLIPVLGSGHGAAATSNPASEPALWQTLGLALLKLAALVGIVLLGGSRIVPWVLVRVARLRSRELFTLTVLVFSIAIAAGSYFFFGASMALGAFLAGMVVAQSPVSHQAAADALPMRDAFAVLFFVSVGMLFDPAFLLQQPLMVAAALGIILLVKPLAALSIVAILGHSPRTALTVAVGLAQIGEFSFILSDLASRHGLMPEAGHNVLVASAIISITLNPLLFRSLPKMESWLKTRPRLWRLLNSRAERRVAAMNLAAAEIVAQPTQAETRLAIVIGYGPVGRSVHRLLREANLSTVVIDLNMDTVSSLNAEGQTAIYGDASHDSILEQAGARRASYVILTLPHSSERASVVAAARNLNPNMRILVRARYLSEREDLVQAGANAAVFEEAEAAVALARLVLADTGMHREAADRKIKDLRLQLILENISNIRTQRVRSVMVPWARARWLPASADRNTVMTQVSQERFSRWPIVEPQTGRVLGYLLTKDLVAHAADADWSPLVRSLKAIHPDENVESVLARMQSEGDSVYLVEDEGRPLGLITQEDILEQVVGQIEDEYPHESPVSLVDALARGAMVLNLFATARDQVIAELVAAIPTDRLPSGIKNDGIARSTFEREREVSTDLGNGVAIPHARVSGLQAPIVVFGRSVEGVMFSPASQELVHLVFLLVTPSEQPEAQLALLSQLAAVCQELTAREALTNAPSPTDVLAILNPRSPGNTERS is encoded by the coding sequence ATGCACGATCTTTCGCTGATTGCTACGGTCGCGGCCGCGTTCACCGGTGCGTGGCTGCTCGGGCTGATTACGCAGCGGTTTCGGCTTTCGCCGATCGTCGGCTACCTCCTGGCAGGCGTTCTCATCGGGCCGCACACCCCAGGCTTCGTGGGCGACGTTCACGTCGCGCAACAGTTGGCCGAAGTCGGCGTGATTCTCCTGATGTTCGGCGTCGGCCTACACTTCCATCTGAAAGACCTGCTCGCGGTCAAGGCGGTGGCAATACCCGGCGCGATCGGGCAGAGCCTCATTGCGACATTGTTCGCCATCGCGGTATTCTCGGGATTTGGCTTTTCGCCGACGACCGGGGCCGTTATCGGCATGGCGATGGCGGTCGCCAGCACCGTCGTTCTGATGCGGGTCCTCATGGACGCCGACGCGCTCAGCTCGCCGCAAGGGCATGTGGCCGTGGGCTGGCTGATCGTGGAGGACATCTTCACAGTCATTCTGTTGGTCCTAATTCCGGTTCTCGGCAGCGGGCATGGTGCCGCGGCAACTTCCAATCCGGCGAGCGAACCGGCGCTGTGGCAGACGCTCGGACTGGCGCTGCTCAAGCTGGCGGCGCTGGTGGGTATCGTGCTGCTGGGGGGGTCGCGGATCGTGCCCTGGGTCCTGGTCCGGGTAGCGCGGCTCCGCTCGCGTGAACTATTTACGCTGACGGTGCTCGTTTTTTCAATTGCAATTGCCGCTGGCTCGTACTTCTTCTTCGGCGCTTCGATGGCCTTGGGCGCATTTCTCGCCGGCATGGTTGTGGCGCAGTCGCCCGTCAGTCACCAAGCCGCAGCGGATGCGCTGCCCATGCGCGACGCATTCGCCGTGCTGTTCTTCGTCTCGGTCGGAATGCTCTTCGATCCGGCGTTTCTGCTTCAACAACCACTCATGGTTGCGGCGGCGTTGGGGATCATTCTCCTTGTAAAGCCCCTGGCCGCACTTTCGATTGTCGCTATCCTCGGACATTCGCCACGGACAGCGCTGACCGTCGCCGTTGGACTGGCGCAAATCGGGGAGTTTTCATTCATCCTTTCCGATCTTGCTAGTCGGCATGGATTGATGCCGGAGGCCGGACACAACGTTCTGGTCGCCTCGGCGATCATCTCGATCACCCTGAATCCCTTGCTGTTTCGGTCACTCCCGAAGATGGAATCATGGCTAAAGACCCGGCCGCGGCTCTGGCGACTCCTGAACAGCCGGGCCGAAAGACGAGTCGCCGCAATGAACCTGGCCGCGGCCGAAATCGTAGCGCAGCCGACTCAAGCGGAAACCCGGTTAGCCATCGTGATCGGCTACGGACCGGTCGGCCGCTCCGTTCATCGGCTCCTTCGAGAGGCCAACTTATCCACGGTCGTCATCGACCTGAACATGGACACGGTCTCGTCGCTGAATGCGGAGGGACAGACGGCGATCTACGGTGATGCCTCGCACGACAGCATTCTTGAACAAGCCGGAGCCCGGCGCGCCTCCTACGTGATTCTGACGCTTCCGCACTCATCCGAACGCGCGTCCGTGGTCGCCGCTGCCCGAAATCTCAATCCAAATATGCGAATCTTAGTCCGGGCCAGATACCTCAGTGAACGAGAGGACTTGGTACAGGCGGGAGCGAACGCAGCCGTCTTCGAAGAGGCCGAAGCCGCGGTTGCCCTGGCACGCCTGGTTCTCGCCGACACTGGCATGCATCGCGAAGCGGCGGATAGAAAGATCAAGGATTTGCGGCTCCAACTCATCCTGGAAAACATTTCCAACATCCGTACTCAGCGGGTGAGGAGCGTCATGGTGCCGTGGGCGCGCGCTCGTTGGCTTCCTGCGTCCGCGGATCGCAACACCGTGATGACGCAGGTATCACAGGAACGATTCTCCCGATGGCCGATTGTTGAGCCTCAAACGGGGCGAGTTCTTGGTTACCTGCTGACGAAGGACTTGGTCGCACACGCGGCCGACGCGGATTGGTCGCCATTGGTGCGTTCCTTGAAGGCAATCCATCCGGACGAAAACGTCGAATCCGTCCTGGCTCGCATGCAGAGCGAGGGAGACTCAGTTTACCTGGTAGAAGACGAGGGGCGGCCACTCGGTCTCATCACACAGGAGGACATTCTCGAACAGGTAGTGGGCCAGATAGAGGACGAGTATCCGCACGAGTCGCCAGTCTCGTTAGTTGATGCCCTGGCCCGCGGTGCGATGGTGCTCAACCTGTTCGCGACTGCCCGTGATCAAGTGATCGCCGAACTGGTCGCAGCGATTCCGACCGACCGGTTGCCGTCCGGAATCAAGAACGACGGCATCGCCCGGTCTACATTCGAACGAGAGAGGGAAGTCTCAACCGATCTGGGAAACGGAGTGGCAATCCCCCATGCACGGGTTTCCGGCTTGCAAGCGCCTATCGTCGTGTTCGGCCGCTCCGTCGAAGGGGTGATGTTCTCTCCCGCGTCACAAGAGCTTGTGCATCTGGTGTTCCTCCTCGTGACGCCGTCCGAGCAACCTGAAGCGCAGCTCGCACTGCTGTCCCAACTCGCGGCGGTCTGCCAAGAGCTGACGGCCCGCGAAGCGCTGACGAATGCGCCATCACCGACGGATGTCCTGGCTATCCTCAATCCTCGCTCGCCGGGAAACACCGAGCGGTCCTGA
- a CDS encoding helix-turn-helix transcriptional regulator encodes MAARPQHKPAYRKMCAMLRNMREEAGLTQRDLAKRLKMHNTMVHRSEIGDRRIDPVEFVAWCRACGTDPGEMIRQIS; translated from the coding sequence ATGGCAGCAAGGCCACAACACAAGCCCGCGTACAGAAAGATGTGCGCGATGCTCCGCAACATGCGGGAGGAGGCGGGCTTGACGCAACGCGACCTCGCCAAGCGGCTCAAGATGCACAACACGATGGTCCACCGGTCCGAGATCGGCGACCGTCGCATCGACCCGGTGGAATTCGTCGCATGGTGCCGGGCCTGCGGGACCGACCCTGGCGAGATGATCCGGCAGATCAGTTGA
- a CDS encoding replication/maintenance protein RepL translates to MTEVRQIAAMPDNQVTTKRGFPVYRTNPSVPTANGITTRTKRFQVPGGRGSVIVDNSSGEIKGIGGMGFWWEEEVDSSRFVKMFLDGIKQAADLSKTGLQVFELVYHEMRANPGSDEIKLNQYVAKDHGISDRTYQRGVRELLEKEFLFRSPSDGVFFVNIRFMFNGDRLAFVRTYHLKGAGRQQELPLESAASSPPTISEVADAPVIVGPALDGDQDR, encoded by the coding sequence ATGACGGAAGTGCGACAGATTGCGGCGATGCCGGATAACCAGGTCACAACCAAGCGTGGATTCCCGGTCTACCGGACGAATCCAAGCGTGCCGACTGCCAATGGCATCACGACTCGGACCAAGCGGTTTCAGGTGCCGGGCGGCAGAGGTTCGGTCATCGTTGACAACAGCAGCGGCGAGATCAAAGGCATCGGCGGCATGGGCTTCTGGTGGGAAGAGGAAGTGGACAGCAGCCGATTCGTAAAGATGTTCCTCGATGGCATCAAGCAGGCGGCGGACCTGTCCAAGACCGGCTTGCAGGTGTTCGAGCTCGTCTATCACGAAATGCGCGCCAATCCCGGCTCCGACGAAATCAAGCTGAATCAGTACGTCGCCAAGGATCACGGTATCAGCGACCGCACTTATCAGCGCGGCGTGCGCGAGCTGCTCGAAAAGGAATTCCTGTTCCGCAGTCCGTCGGACGGCGTGTTCTTCGTCAACATCCGATTCATGTTCAACGGCGACCGCCTCGCATTCGTGCGGACGTACCATCTCAAAGGCGCTGGCCGGCAACAGGAACTCCCGCTCGAATCGGCGGCATCCTCGCCCCCGACTATTTCGGAAGTTGCGGATGCGCCTGTGATTGTGGGGCCGGCCCTCGACGGCGATCAAGACAGGTAG